The Pyramidobacter porci genome contains the following window.
ACCGAAGCAGACTATGAGAATTCAGTCATTGAGCTGTTTCAGAATATGGGTTATCGGCATGTATATGCCCCCGATCTCAAGAGAGAATTCAGAAGCCCCTTATATGAAGATGAGCTGGAACAATCTCTCCACAGACTGAATCCAGACATGCCGGAAGATGCGATTAACGACGCTCTCTTTAAATTGAAGAACTTCGAGAATGCGGAACTTATTCAGAGAAATGCTATTTTTATGGATTATCTTCAGCATGGTATTGAAGTGCGCTATTTTGTTAAAAACGAGGAACGCTCCGGTCTTGTTTATTTAGCGGACTATAAAAATCCTGACAATAATTCATTTGTTATAGCAAACCAGTGGACGTTTGTTGAAAACAGCAATAAACGCCCAGACGTGCTCCTGTTCCTCAATGGCCTCCCGGTCGTGCTTCTCGAACTCAAATCTCCATCTCGTGAAGAAACGAATGCGTCTGAGGCTTACACTCAGATCCGTAATTACATGCATGAGATCCCTTCCATGTTTATCTATAATTGTATCTGCGTTATGAGCGATCATCTCACGTCAAAAGCCGGAACCATTACATCTGACGAAGATCGTTTCATGGAATGGAAGACAAAAGACGGAAATTATGAAAGTATGCAATACGCTCAGTTCAACACCTTCTTTGAAGGGATGTTTGAGAAGGAGCGTTTGCTTGATATTATAAAAAATTTTATCTGTTTTTCTAACGAAGGGCTGAAGAAGTTTAAAATTCTTGCAGGATATCACCAGTATTTCGCGGTTAAAAAGGCTATAAAGTCTACACAGCGCGCAACCCAAACCGACGGTAAGGGCGGCGTATTTTGGCATACGCAAGGCTCCGGCAAATCGCTCTCTATGGTTTTCTATACTCACTTGCTGCAGGAAGCACTGAACAATCCTACAATTGTTGTCATCACAGATCGCAACGATCTGGACGACCAGCTCTACGGGCAGTTCGCAAAGTGCAAAGATTTCCTCAGGCAGGAACCTGTCCATGCAGAAAGCAGACAAAATCTGAAAGATTTGCTGGCTGGCTGGAAGGTCAACGGCATCATTTTCACGACGATGCAGAAGTTTGAGGAATCCTTTGACTGCCTTTCCGAACGCAGGAATATTATCGTAATGGCAGATGAAGCTCATCGTGGTCAGTATGGTTTGAAAGAAAAGATTGACGCAAAAACTGGCGAAATTAAGATCGGGTCTGCAAGAATCGTCAGGAACGCTCTTCCAAATGCAACATATATAGGCTTTACCGGAACCCCAATTTCTATAAAGGATAGAAATACCAGAGAGGTTTTCGGCGATTATATTGATATTTACGATATGACACAGGCGGTCAAGGACGGGGCTACCCGCCCGGTTTACTACGAAAGCCGTGTGATCAAGCTCGCGCTGGATGAGAAAACCTTGAAGCTCATCGATCAGGAATACGATGCTATGGCCAATAATGCCGATCCCGAGGTGATCGAGAGAAGCAAGAAGAAACTCGGTCAGATGGAAGCAATCCTCGGCAATGATAAGACGATTAATTCACTGGTCGATGATATTCTTGATCACTATGAGAATTATCGTGCCAACCTCCTCACCGGTAAGGCAATGATTGTCGCTTATTCACGCCCGATCGCCGTGCAAATTTACAAGAGAATCTTGGAGTTGCGCCCGAGCTGGACCGACAAGGTCGCTGTTGTAATGACGAGCAGCAATAAAGATCCAGAGGAATGGAATCGGCTTATTGGCAATAAACGCCACAAAGACGAACTCGCTGCAAAATTTAAGGATAACGACAGTTCTCTTAAGATCGCTATCGTTGTAGACATGTGGCTTACTGGGTTCGATGTTCCCTCTCTTGCAACTATGTATGTCTACAGACCAATGCAAGGATACAGCCTGATGCAGGCTATCGCCCGTGTAAACAGAGTGTTCGGCGATAAGGAAGGCGGCCTTGTGGTTGATTATATTGGTATTGCTTCTGCATTGAAACAGGCAATGAATGAGTATACTGCCCGCGATAAGAAAAATTATAGTGACACAGATATCGTTAAAGCCGCATATCCAAAGTTTGTCGAGAAGTTGGAAGTATGCCGCGATTTATTCCACGGATATGATTATTCCAAATTCACGTCCGGCACAGACCTTGAGAGAGCAAAAACCATCAGCGGAGCGGTAAACTTCATTGTTGCCGTCGACAAAAAAGAAGCCAGAGAAACGTTCCTAAAAGAAGGACTTCTGCTGAAACAGGCTCTTTCTCTCTGTTCTTCCCTTGCAACGAGAGAACTCCGTGTAGAGGCTGCGTTCTTTGAATCCGTTCGTGTGCTTGTTATGCGACTCATGAATCAGGGAGAGGGCAAGAAAATATCGCTTCCTGAAATGAATGAACGCATCAACAATTTACTGAAAGCCAGCATCCAAAGCGAAGGCGTTATCAACCTCTTTACGGATGTGGACAACGAATTTTCTCTGTTTGATCCGAAATTTCTTGAAGAAATTTCGAAGATGAAAGAGAAGAACCTCGCAGTAGAACTTCTGAAAAAGCTGATTGTCGAGCAGGTTGCAATCTACAGACATACCAACGTCGTAAAGTCTGAAAAATTCAGCGAAATTATTCAACAAACCATGAACCGGTATCTTAACGGAATGCTTACCAATGAGCAAGTGATCGAAGAACTATTAAATCTGGCAAGACAGATCCGCGCTGCGCAGCACGAAGGTGAAAAACTGGGGCTTACTGCAGATGAGCTCGCTTTCTACGATGCTCTCACAAAACCACAGGCTATCAAGGATTTTTATGAGAATGAAGAGTTGATTTCTATCACAAAGGAACTTGCAGATACGCTTAGAAAGAATCGTACCATCGACTGGCAAAAGCGTGACTCAGCAAGGGCGAAGATGCGCATAATG
Protein-coding sequences here:
- a CDS encoding type I restriction endonuclease subunit R, producing the protein MSDSYTEADYENSVIELFQNMGYRHVYAPDLKREFRSPLYEDELEQSLHRLNPDMPEDAINDALFKLKNFENAELIQRNAIFMDYLQHGIEVRYFVKNEERSGLVYLADYKNPDNNSFVIANQWTFVENSNKRPDVLLFLNGLPVVLLELKSPSREETNASEAYTQIRNYMHEIPSMFIYNCICVMSDHLTSKAGTITSDEDRFMEWKTKDGNYESMQYAQFNTFFEGMFEKERLLDIIKNFICFSNEGLKKFKILAGYHQYFAVKKAIKSTQRATQTDGKGGVFWHTQGSGKSLSMVFYTHLLQEALNNPTIVVITDRNDLDDQLYGQFAKCKDFLRQEPVHAESRQNLKDLLAGWKVNGIIFTTMQKFEESFDCLSERRNIIVMADEAHRGQYGLKEKIDAKTGEIKIGSARIVRNALPNATYIGFTGTPISIKDRNTREVFGDYIDIYDMTQAVKDGATRPVYYESRVIKLALDEKTLKLIDQEYDAMANNADPEVIERSKKKLGQMEAILGNDKTINSLVDDILDHYENYRANLLTGKAMIVAYSRPIAVQIYKRILELRPSWTDKVAVVMTSSNKDPEEWNRLIGNKRHKDELAAKFKDNDSSLKIAIVVDMWLTGFDVPSLATMYVYRPMQGYSLMQAIARVNRVFGDKEGGLVVDYIGIASALKQAMNEYTARDKKNYSDTDIVKAAYPKFVEKLEVCRDLFHGYDYSKFTSGTDLERAKTISGAVNFIVAVDKKEARETFLKEGLLLKQALSLCSSLATRELRVEAAFFESVRVLVMRLMNQGEGKKISLPEMNERINNLLKASIQSEGVINLFTDVDNEFSLFDPKFLEEISKMKEKNLAVELLKKLIVEQVAIYRHTNVVKSEKFSEIIQQTMNRYLNGMLTNEQVIEELLNLARQIRAAQHEGEKLGLTADELAFYDALTKPQAIKDFYENEELISITKELADTLRKNRTIDWQKRDSARAKMRIMIKRLLRNHKYPPEGMDNAVQTVMMQCELWTDNHDMGLA